In one window of Halomarina pelagica DNA:
- a CDS encoding replication factor A (Replication protein A protects and stabilize the intermediate ssDNA that is generated by the unwinding action of a DNA helicase at the replication fork. In addition, SSBs prevent the formation of secondary structures by single-stranded template DNA.): protein MTELRQHAESIQAQFSDQLDITVEEVQTRLETLVNDYKVPAEEARRSIVSSYLDEAGMDRDQLGGGGNDLVQVADVDQDEQWIDVRAKVVDLWEPRSDAISQVGLLGDESGTIKFVSFTTSDLPELEEGAVYRLGNVVTDEYQGRYSVKLNRTTSIERLEEDIEVGDDATEVEGALVDIQRGSGLIKRCPEEGCTRVLQNGRCSEHGEVEGEFDLRIKGVLDDGTDVHEVIFNQEMTEELTGIALEEAKQMAMDALDTSVVADEMKADVLGVYYRVRGPTLGRYVLANEFERLGPVDPEAALIKARSM from the coding sequence ATGACGGAACTTCGACAACACGCCGAATCGATACAGGCGCAGTTCTCCGACCAACTGGATATAACGGTAGAGGAGGTGCAGACCCGCCTCGAGACGCTGGTGAACGACTACAAGGTCCCCGCCGAGGAGGCCCGCCGCTCCATCGTGAGCAGCTACCTCGACGAGGCCGGGATGGACCGCGATCAGCTCGGCGGCGGCGGCAACGACCTCGTGCAGGTCGCCGACGTCGACCAGGACGAGCAGTGGATCGACGTGCGCGCGAAGGTGGTCGACCTGTGGGAGCCCCGCAGCGACGCCATCTCGCAGGTGGGCCTGCTCGGCGACGAGTCGGGCACCATCAAGTTCGTCTCGTTCACGACGAGCGACCTCCCCGAACTGGAGGAGGGCGCGGTCTACCGCCTCGGGAACGTCGTCACCGACGAGTACCAGGGCCGGTACTCGGTGAAGCTCAACCGGACGACGAGCATCGAGCGCCTCGAGGAGGACATCGAGGTGGGCGACGACGCGACCGAGGTCGAGGGCGCGCTGGTCGACATCCAGCGCGGCAGCGGCCTCATCAAGCGCTGTCCCGAGGAGGGGTGTACCCGCGTGCTCCAGAACGGTCGGTGTAGCGAACACGGCGAGGTCGAAGGCGAGTTCGATCTCCGCATCAAGGGCGTCCTCGACGACGGGACGGACGTCCACGAGGTCATCTTCAACCAGGAGATGACCGAGGAACTCACCGGCATCGCGCTGGAGGAGGCGAAGCAGATGGCGATGGACGCGCTCGACACGTCCGTCGTCGCCGACGAGATGAAGGCGGACGTGCTGGGGGTCTACTACCGCGTGCGCGGGCCGACGCTCGGCCGCTACGTCCTGGCGAACGAGTTCGAACGCCTCGGGCCGGTCGATCCCGAGGCGGCGCTCATCAAGGCGAGGTCGATGTAA
- a CDS encoding RPA family protein: MSGAPTREVARRVFATEFNDAVYTFKESDEERAPVYALLPTGERANRVFIVGTLTETEDVGSDSEYWQGRVVDPTGTFFMYAGQYQPDAASHLREAEPPEYVAVVGKPRTYETDEGEVNVSVRPESITTVGADTRDRWVVETATRTLERVGAFDDGGEYAEMVREHYGEDGEFDVERYRRAALSALEDLDSDGEESEAEPEASV, from the coding sequence ATGTCCGGAGCACCCACCCGCGAGGTCGCCCGCCGCGTCTTCGCAACCGAGTTCAACGACGCAGTGTACACGTTCAAGGAGTCCGACGAGGAGCGCGCCCCGGTCTACGCGCTGCTTCCCACCGGCGAGCGCGCCAACCGCGTGTTCATCGTCGGCACCCTCACCGAGACGGAGGACGTCGGTAGCGACAGCGAGTACTGGCAGGGACGGGTCGTCGATCCGACGGGCACGTTCTTCATGTACGCCGGCCAGTACCAGCCCGACGCCGCGAGCCACCTCCGCGAGGCGGAACCGCCGGAGTACGTCGCCGTCGTCGGCAAGCCCCGCACCTACGAGACGGACGAGGGCGAGGTCAACGTCTCCGTCCGTCCCGAGTCCATCACGACGGTGGGCGCGGACACCCGCGACCGCTGGGTCGTCGAGACCGCGACGCGCACCCTCGAGCGCGTCGGGGCGTTCGACGACGGCGGCGAGTACGCTGAGATGGTCCGCGAGCACTACGGCGAGGACGGCGAGTTCGACGTCGAGCGCTACCGCCGCGCGGCGCTGAGCGCGCTGGAGGACCTCGATTCGGACGGTGAGGAGTCGGAGGCGGAACCCGAAGCCTCCGTCTGA
- a CDS encoding HAL/PAL/TAL family ammonia-lyase: protein MVGEVELDGASLTPEEVVAVARGDARVVVADEAREAIRASRERVESVIESGEAVYGINTGFGDLVDERIPPEEIDRLQTNLVRSHASGAGRELTTEEVRAMTLARINALAKGYSGVREVVVDHLVTLVNERVHPVVRSRGSLGASGDLAPLAEMSLVLLGEGAARVERRPTERSSGEERREDPRGDVDGERLPGDEALAAVGLEPLTLRAKEGLALINGTQLTVGIAALLVHDAERLCRAADAAGALTTEVTMGTTAAAEAAVQAVRPHAGQAVSAANVKRLCADSEIVESHRNCDRVQDAYSIRCLPQVHGAVRDAVAHLRGAVEVELNSATDNPLVFPAGRVDRRTSGTDVADVVSGGNFHGEPLALRLDYVTGALTELAAISERRVDRTLNPHVQEPHLPPFLTTESGLRSGLMIAQYTAAAHVAECRAIGRASTDNTPVSGNQEDHVSMSATAAFAARRALDAARTVVGIELLCGAQAAEFVDPALEHGVGTGATYRAVREVVPPLDDDRPLRPDVAACDALVASGALDDVIAGALGEPLDG from the coding sequence GTGGTCGGTGAGGTCGAACTCGACGGCGCGTCGCTCACCCCCGAGGAGGTGGTCGCGGTCGCGCGGGGTGACGCCCGCGTCGTCGTCGCCGACGAGGCGCGCGAGGCGATCAGGGCGTCCCGCGAGCGCGTCGAGAGCGTGATCGAGAGCGGCGAGGCCGTCTACGGCATCAACACCGGCTTCGGCGACCTCGTTGACGAGCGCATCCCACCGGAGGAGATCGATCGCCTCCAGACGAACCTCGTCCGGAGCCACGCCTCGGGCGCGGGGCGCGAACTGACAACGGAGGAGGTCCGCGCGATGACCCTCGCGCGGATCAACGCGCTCGCGAAGGGTTACTCCGGCGTCCGCGAGGTCGTCGTCGACCACCTCGTGACGCTCGTCAACGAGCGCGTCCACCCGGTCGTCCGCTCGCGGGGGAGCCTCGGCGCGAGCGGCGACCTCGCCCCGCTGGCGGAGATGTCGCTCGTGCTCCTCGGGGAGGGTGCGGCGCGGGTCGAACGGCGTCCGACCGAACGGTCGAGCGGGGAGGAGCGGCGCGAGGACCCACGAGGCGACGTGGACGGCGAGCGCCTGCCGGGCGACGAGGCGCTCGCGGCGGTCGGCCTCGAACCGCTCACGCTCCGCGCGAAGGAGGGCCTCGCGCTCATCAACGGGACGCAACTGACGGTGGGGATCGCGGCGCTGCTCGTCCACGACGCGGAACGCCTCTGTCGCGCGGCGGACGCGGCGGGCGCGCTCACGACCGAGGTGACGATGGGGACGACGGCGGCCGCCGAGGCGGCCGTTCAGGCGGTCCGCCCGCACGCCGGACAGGCGGTCAGCGCGGCGAACGTAAAGCGCCTCTGTGCCGATTCCGAGATCGTCGAGTCCCACCGCAACTGCGACCGCGTGCAGGACGCCTACTCGATCCGCTGCCTGCCGCAGGTCCACGGCGCGGTCCGCGACGCCGTCGCCCACCTCCGCGGGGCGGTCGAGGTCGAACTCAACAGCGCGACGGACAACCCGCTCGTCTTCCCGGCGGGCCGCGTGGACCGGCGCACCAGCGGCACCGACGTCGCCGACGTCGTCTCCGGGGGTAACTTCCACGGCGAACCGCTCGCGCTCCGGCTCGACTACGTGACGGGCGCGCTCACCGAACTCGCCGCCATCTCGGAGCGCCGCGTCGACCGGACGCTCAACCCGCACGTCCAGGAGCCGCACCTCCCGCCGTTTCTCACGACCGAGAGCGGGCTCAGGTCGGGGCTGATGATCGCCCAGTACACCGCCGCGGCGCACGTCGCGGAGTGCCGCGCGATCGGCCGCGCGTCGACCGACAACACGCCGGTCAGCGGGAACCAGGAGGACCACGTCAGCATGAGCGCGACGGCGGCGTTCGCCGCCCGTCGCGCGCTCGACGCCGCCCGCACCGTCGTCGGCATCGAACTGCTGTGCGGCGCGCAGGCCGCCGAGTTCGTCGACCCCGCGCTCGAACACGGCGTCGGGACGGGCGCGACCTACCGGGCGGTCCGCGAGGTCGTCCCGCCGCTCGACGACGACCGCCCGCTCCGGCCGGACGTCGCCGCCTGCGACGCGCTCGTCGCGAGCGGGGCGCTGGACGACGTGATCGCCGGAGCGCTCGGCGAACCGCTCGACGGGTGA